AGAGGCACCAGAATCTTAGAAGATCAGCTCTGGACCCCATATACCGGAGTGAGAAATAAAACGCCACCGGCACAATTATTGCATAGCCGTAGATCAAAGATGCTGCCAAGTTTATATAGTTCACATCAAATACCCAAGGAGCTTCACTGTCGGTTCGTTTCTTCACGAGGTACGTGGCACAGTTCCCCAGAGAGGAAAGCACAAACACAAGCGTAGTGCAGATCCAGACAAGGCCATACctaatagagagagagagagagagagaggggatgAAACCCACACACGAAGAGTCACTCATCTAAAGTAGTTCAAGACCAACTTTTTAGCGAATTCAACATCCAGCGAATTCAACATccaggggaagtgttatgaaccgactggttcagatggatgtttatccaaaagatacttaATAGGTTTTGACCCATTAGAGGTCCATCTTGTAACCGGCCCATTAAGATTTTAGACATTGTAACTCTCTATATAAGGAGCtcatattcgacattaataaTATACACATTCACAACAAAACGgaattttttatgaaattgatCAGTCGCATCATTTCATTCCGATTCCACATCATTCAGTTACCcttacataaaaatacatatcgTCGTATTCGAACATGACGTTTACATGGCAGGTATCACCCCAAAATGTTTATCGATCGGTTATGTTCAAAAGCttaaatacatatatagagCTAGTTGTATGGTGAATACTTATCATGAGAAGAATATATGACTACAGTCTTTTTGTAGGTACAATCCAAATCCAATTTCAGTTGAGCTCTATGGATTTAATCATTTAAGTCATGAGAGAAGGTAAAACACTTACAAAACTAGGACACGTATCGATTTAGGGCACAAGTAAAGGGACACGAATCTATAGACAGGGGAGAACCCACTCAGAGGTAAGTGGTTTCAATTGACACCacaaaaaatagaataaataaaaaaatttaagataaaacataaaaactcTATGACAAATTTGGTTAAAACTCCCTTAGTGAACTCAGAGATCTTAGGTTCAAACCCTCCCAAATGCACTTTGAACCCAGTCATTTTTTTTCTGGGACCGCCACTGTCTATAGATATACAGTTTCCGAATAGCTACTAGGGCACATGTAAAGTGAAATAACATAATACTAACTTTgtgacaaagaaaaacataatactAACTTTAAAATAAGTATGGGGATGTGTCCTCAATCTtcgtattaaaaatattatgtgtaAATTGAGTCGTTTCATATAGTTTATTATTGTCACTAATGATATCAAGCAAATGATGGTCAATTTTGTCTTAAATCATCTCTGATAGCAAAACGAATTATTGGaattattgtttatataaacAAGTCTCTTCCAAAATGGGTCCAACCACTTGTCAACTATTGATATACACTTAAACCCAATGGTTTCTCGACACCAGTAGTCGCATACACATACacatagatatattatatatatgatctaTGGGATATACCATAATAGAAACATACAATCCAAGGGATAAAACGATATGTAATAAAGGAACCGTCGACACTCACATGCCAATGTAGTTAAAATTTGTGGAAACGAGAATCCtaacaaattaagaaaatatgattGCAATTTAAGTATAACCCTTCGGTTCTTTAATGTTACAAAAGACTTATCACACTACtcaatattcaaaaaaaattggtatgctttcatttattttaatatgtgtaAATATATCGATTGGCCAAAATAAGAACACATTTTTTGCTGTGGTCTTTTAGATTTATTAGATAAGAGATTTCATTCGACcaacaaaagagaagaagaaaagaataagATAAGGTGCAGGAGTATATAAATGTTGTAGAACATATGCTACGTACACTTGGACAGATTCAACTGG
Above is a window of Raphanus sativus cultivar WK10039 unplaced genomic scaffold, ASM80110v3 Scaffold1282, whole genome shotgun sequence DNA encoding:
- the LOC130503981 gene encoding uncharacterized protein LOC130503981, producing the protein MSDSSCVGFIPSLSLSLSIRYGLVWICTTLVFVLSSLGNCATYLVKKRTDSEAPWVFDVNYINLAASLIYGYAIIVPVAFYFSLRYMGSRADLLRFWCLWGYSLFIFVPTTLPLLIPVEFLRWVIILLAGGASSCFVALNLRSYLEASNDLTAVVAAAFGLQMVLSIFVKVWFFP